TTGAACAAAAGAACTTGTAAGGGGGATAAGAAGGTTATGTTTGATAGCAGTGCTGCAGAAAGTGTACCAGAAACCGTTTCATCCTTCTCTGCTGAAGCGAATCCCCTGAATCTCGATAACAACAGGGTCACGGACTTTCAACATTCAACAGATCAGAAAAAGAGCAGCATGAAGAGTGTCGTTCAGCAACAGATAGATATCCccaaaagaacaagaaatagGACCAATTCTAAATGCCAAGAGCAGAGATGTTCAAACAAGCGAAAAATCTCAACTATTGATATCTCAAAGGATAATAAGTTGGTTAAAGGTGTTCAGGATGGTTGTAATGAGGTTTCTGTCAAGAAGACTCAACCCATGGGAAAGTTGCAATCCACCTCTGAAGTCAGGGATCTCCAGGTTAAAAAGTTGGAGGAGGTTCCTCCAGCTTTGAATGGAGTGGTATTGCGTAAATGTGAGACTGTTACTAATAAAATCCAGTGTGCATTCTGCCATTCTACAGAAGACACTGAGGTATTATGCATAGTTTCTCTTTTACTTGCTATCTCTTCCCATCTTCTTTGGCCTTGTACGAATGTATTAGTCTATAGGTGATTTTATTAACCTGCAAAAACTACAGGCCTCAGGTATCATGGTTCACTACCTCAATGGCAAGCCTGTTGCGGCTGATTATAACGGTGGATCAAAGGTCATACATGCACATAGGAATTGCACTGAATGGTATGAGTTATCAAGTAGGAGTAATAAATTATAGTCATATTTATGCCTTATTGTATAGGTGTGCTTGTGACACAACTGTATTGCTATGTGGAACTGGATCAAAATTGGTAGGTGGAGCGCGGACCAATGCACATCCTTGTCCAATTCTTAACTAGGAATATGTAATATCTGATGTAAGTTGTTCCAGTGTACTGAAATGAAAAAGATAGATGTAGCAAACCTGAGAAAAGTCTTTTACGATATCCGAAAGGTAAGAAGATATTGTTTGTGAGATATTCCATTGGAACTCTACATGCTTTTCACAAGGCCATGGAGTTAAAAGCCATTGACTAGCTTAAGTGGCTTGGATTGTATCCTGAATGATTTTGCCAGTTTTAAGCCTTGTATCAATGATTTAGTCCTCTTATTGTGACACACACAGGGCTCCTAATGTATACTTTGAAGATGATAATACCATCAACCTAGAAGCTGAATTAGCAAGAAGTCGAAGGATTAAATGCTGTTGCTGTGACATCAAAGGAGCGGCTCTTGGATGTTATGAGAAAAGCTGTCGCAAGAGTTTCCATTTTCCTTGTGCCAAGTTGATTGCACAATGCCGGTGGGATAATGTATGCGTTGAGCTGACTAAGTTTAATAAGTTCcccgatcaaaaaaaagtttaatacGTTCCGCTTCAGAAAACACCTGCTGATTTTGTTTCTTGTCAACAGGATAACTTTGTCATGTTATGCCCTCTTCATGCATCCTCAGCACTTCCTAATGAGTTATGTGGATCTCaaataaaaaggaaacagaaaTGCATTCTGAAAAGGTACCTTGACTTTTCTAAACAAGCTTTGGAGTTTTTTTCAACAGACTCTGAAATCTTCTCTACATTGTGAAGTTGTTCTTTCCCCTATTTTTAGCTATGATATGTTTCGCAGGCCATCTAAAAGCCACCAATCAGAAGTTGCTGTTATACATGCCAGTAATACCAGCCAGCGTTGGGATTCAAGTGGATCATTTGGAAAACTTGTCCTCTGTTGTTCAGCACTCACAAAAGAAGAGAAGGTAAATAAAATCTTGTAGTCCTGGTCTGTAGGGATTAGGAAAATTGTTGTATGATTTTAATAATTCTGTTACTGGAATGTAGGAAATTGTTTCTGATTTTGGGAGGTTATCTGGAGCTACGGTGTTGAAAAACTGGGGTTCCAGTGTCACCCATGTCATTGCATCTACAGATGAGAATGGAGCATGCAAAAGAACCCTAAAAATTTTGATGGGAATCTTAGAGGGGAAGTGGATACTGAGTACTGAATGTTAGTACATGCCTTTTGAATAATCAACAAAGTTGATTTATATATTGCAACTTGAAGATTCCTAAGAGGTCACTtaatttatctatttttttcctttgcttttgcAGGGATTAAGGCTTGCATGAAGACCATGGAACCTGTTGATGAGCAGCTTTATGAAATTGCTGTTGACATTCATGGAATCAGGGATGGTCCTCGACTTGGGAGATTGAGACATGTAAACAAGGTCATTTTCTCATCCAAACTTCCACGAGATTATTTCTGGACTTTTGAATTGATGGGATACTTTCGAAAGAAACAAATACAATGGAATGAACTTGAAGATGGGTTACTCACTAAACATTTCTAGCTCTgccttttcttgcttttttttttctttttttttcttttctattataTAAGGAAGAAAACATAGGTAGTAACCATGACGTATGGAAGTCTCCATGATGCTAAGTCTGCAAAAATTCATCTTTATCAGCAGTATTAGTCATAgctactctttctttttctttggccAAATGTAAGATGTTAGTGCATTGGAGTGTTTGATAGGTGTTGATGCTTTCGTTGTCTTGAACCCAACTTCATTGCCATTGGGCTAGCTGCCCAGTGCCCAAGTCTAGTAATGCCAATCATTTGTCAATGTTTTTTCCCCTATGACTGCACTCCATGACAGTCGTAGCATGATACACTGAAATTCCTGTTAAGATTTATTGCTTATCACTACCTTTGGCGCTGCCTCATAGATATAGTTTTTGGTGGCAGTGAGTTAATGCATTCTGCAGGTAGAACTTAGAACCCATAAGTTCAGTTCACAAGAAATGTGTCTGCTTTGGAAAATAGCCCATTAGGTGATATTCTCGTCTCCcttctcaaatctcaatcatgCAAATGTTTAATACATTCTACGAGGCAGTAGCATGCAGTGCAGAAATACACACTTGTTTTATCATTTCAGGTTGTGTTCTATTCAATAGCAATATACTTTACGAAAAGCTTAAGCTAATTAAAAATTGTGCATGTGAGGCTCCAAAAATGACAGATTCTCTGGTTTGCAGCAACCAAAGCTCTTCGATGGGTGTAAGTTTTATTTCACTGGAGAATTCATACCTTCATACAAGGGGTATCTACACGATCTTGTAGTTGCAGCCGGAGGGACTGTTCTGCAAAGGAAGCCTATTTCAAGAGACCAGGAATCCCTGTCATCTGAAAACCCCAGATCATCAGTATATATCATTTATAGCCTTGAGTTACAAGGTAAGTGTGACCCCAACAAGAAGAATTCAATCTTCAACCAGAGGCGAAAAGATGCAGAAGCTTTAGCAAGTTCCACCGGAGCCATAGTGGCAAGCAATTCATGGGTTTTGAACTCCATTGCTGCCTCCAACTTGCTTGATTAGATGAAGTAAAATCAGGCAAGTTTATGGGGTTTTGGATATTTATGAACATCATTTTATGCCACAACATTGTAAGCAAAGCTTGATAAGTCATAAATTACCTCTTTTAGGACAAAGCCTAGTGTGTATAAGGTTATTGAGATTGCTTTGTTAAGTTTTTCTAATCCAAACAGAACTCTGATGCCACACAGCAGAAACTTATTTCCTCTCTGTTCTTCTGGCAATTTTTCTCCCTCAGTCTCCAGCGAGGTGATGGTGGTTGAATTGGGTTATTCTACTACTTGTTGGAAACTTGGTAAGGAAAAGATAATACTATTGTGCACTGAAAACAGATTAGAAACTAGTATAATGCACTTGTGCGTAATTGAAACAGAAAAATTAGATGCTAAACGAAATTGTTAGTAATAAACTAATTCTTCCAATGGAAACACAGATTATACAATAACAATAAAAGGAAAATCACTACTCACGGATTGCAAATACCAACGAAGAAGAAATAGATCGAGTCCAGCGATGGATCACTGTGTCCTTAAAGTAGATTTTGCCCTCGCCACGGTGCTCACGATTATGGACGTCCACTTCCCAGGATGCAACGATCTTTACGCGCGCAAACGCAGCACTTCGAGTGCTTGCCCCGCGAACAAAACTATGCAGAACTCTCTTGGACTCTATATATGCGAAATGTATGTGTGCTTTGTGGAATTTTTCGATACTTGAAACGGCTGGAATGAAACTATATTTATAGGCAACTAAGAGTCTGTCCCAAGGGGTACAAACCTTGTTCTACGGGTCACAAAAGAAATGGGTTGTGTCGGTTCCAACGAACTGATGCAATGGTTGGAAATCCAACTGTTGCAACGTTCCATATGCATGCACTGGTTCGGTTCAAACCGAACAGCTACACCTGTTCGTTGTAAATTAAATTGGGTTAGAGTAAGATAACTTTGGCCCAAGCAAGCCAAGcccaatttattttaatcagagCCCGAGCCCGAGCGAGACAGGCGGTTCCTTCCATATCGAGCGACCAATTTCAAGACCCAATTTCTTTCACATATTAAAATGGTTTTATGCTCCAAAGAAAAGACTACAAAAGATCTTTCTAAGAAACCATTTTTCTAACAATCCCCACATGAAAGAAATTCACCGAACAGACTATGCAAATGCGATGCAAAACCTAAAGAGAGTTCAATAGGAAATTCCCTGCATAGGGGTAGGTAGCTTTTGGCCTTGAACCATCCCTTGTGAGAGCCTATCGGATTTACTAGCTGATCAGTGGACGCGATGCCTTGAACTGTTTTGCCGTTTGTGTAAACCAAGACAATAGATTTCACACAGAGCCTTTCCAAACACAGTTCTATCCTCACTGTTGTGCCCATTTTGGCCCTGGGCAATGCCTGGTATTCATGAGTGCTCTAGATAATCCAGCCTTAATTAAAATTCTCATagaagcggccccacttcaCACTCATATAGGTGATTACTCATTAAGAGCACCCTGCAGTACCCCACCTGACATGTCAAGATATGAGAATCATTAAAAACACAGCTTAACCTCAACCCGCGACAGGTTTCACTGTTTCATCATAGGATTGGGTAGGAGAGATTATCTCCACAGTGAAGACGTGGAGTCATCCAAAGTTTAGTTGTcccattgaacctagatcttgggattTCCAGTCAACTAGGTTGGGTGTCTACTAAGGCGACTCTTAATTAATAGGCTTTAAACCCATTCCCCTCGATGATCGCTTGACTTGCTCTTTATTTAAACCTTTTGTTAACGGATCCACTATATTGTCTTTAGACTTGACATAATCAGTAGAGATTATTCCACACGAGAGCAAGTGTTTAACGGTATTGTGCCTGCGACGTATATGTCGAGACTTACcgttatatatattattttgtgCCCTACCAATTGCTGATATACTATCACAATGCACACAAATTGCGGGCACAGGTTTTGGCCACGATGGAATATCTTCTAAAAATTGGCGTAACCATTCAGCCACTTCTCCAGCTTTATCTAAAGCTATAAACTCTGCTTCCATTGTAGACCTCGCGATGCACGTCTGTTTAGACGACTTCCAAGACACAGCCGCACCTCCCAAAGTAAAAATATATCCACTTGTGGATTTCGAGTCATGTGAATCAGATATCCAGTTCGCATCACAATATCCTTCAAGTACTGCTGGATACCTTGTATAACGTAACCCATAGTTTTAAGTACTCCTTAAGTACCTTAAGACCCTTACAATAGCCTCCCAATGCTCAGCTCCTGGGTTACTAGTGTACCGACTCAATTTGCTTATAGCATATGCTATGTCTGGTCTCGTGCAATTCATAAGATACATTAAACTTCCAATGATACGGGCATATTCCAACTGAGATATCCCCTTACCTGTATTCTTTTTCAAATGCAAGTTTGTATCTACAGGTGTATTTATTGCACGATTGTCATCCTTGTTAAATTTATCAAGGATCTTCTCAATGTAATGTGATTGAGATAAGGTGTACCCCTCTGATGTTCTTATGATTTTCATCCCTAGTATCACATCTGCTTTGCCCATGTCCTTCATATCAAATCTCGAATTCAACAATTTCTTCGTAGCCTTTATCATATCGATATAGCTTCCGACAATGAGCATGTCATCGACATATAGGCAAACTATGACATATCCCTTATCTGTGTGTTTTACATAAACACATTTATCACATTCATTGATCTTGAAACCATCAGACATCATGACACTGTCAAATTTTTCATGCCATTGCTTCGGTGCTTGTTTCAAACCGTAAAGGGATTTAACAAGTTTACAAACCTTCATCTCTTGTCCTGGAACCACAAACCCTTCAGGTTGTTCCATATAAATTTCTTCATCCAAGtcaccattcaaaaatgcagtctttacatccatttgatagATCTCTAGATTAAATAATGCCGCAATGGCAATTATTAATCTAATAGATGTTATTTTTGTAACTGGTGAATAGGTATCAAAATAATCCACCCCTTCGGTTTGTCTGTAACCCTTAACAACAAGTCTTGCCTTGTATTTGTCAATTGAACCATCTGCTTTCATTTTCCTCTTAAATATCCATTTGTATCCAAGAGGTTTACTTCCCGGCGGAAGATCCACTAACTCCCATGTGTGATTTTGCAAAATGGATTCAATTTCACTTTTAATAGCCTCTTTCCACAAAGGTGACTCCGGCAAGGACATTGCCTCTTTGAAAGTCTAGGGTTCATCTTCCAACAAGTATGTCATGAAGTCTGGACCAAAAGATTTGGCTGTCCTAGCACGTTTACTACGTCTAGGTTCTTGAACATGATTATTGCCTATTGCAGTATCGTAAGTTCTTTTTAAAGAACTTGAACTTGCTTCATGTGTGGTTTTACACGGGAATATATGCTCAAAGAACACCGCATTCCGTGATTCAATCACCGTATTAACATGGACATCAGAATTATCACTTTTGTACACCAAAAATCGATAAGCACCGCTATTCATGATGTATCCTATAAAAATACAATCTACGGTTTTTGGTCCTATCTTTTCTTGTTTAGGATCCGGTATAGCCACCTTAGCCAAGCACCCCCACACtttcaaatatttataagtAGGCTTTCGACCTTTCCATAACTCATATGGTGTTCGGTTagtctttttgtgtggttccTTGTTAAGAATATAATTGGCGGAAAGAATTGCATCCCCCCACAAGTTCTGGGATAAACCCGAACTAATTAACATGGCATTCATCATTTCTTTTAAAGTTCTATTTTTTCGTTCAGCaataccattttgctgtggtgaATAGGGTGCCGTAGTTTGGTATATAATACCATGTTCAGAACAGAATGCACCAAAAGGTGCTTCATATTCACCGCCCCTATCAGTTCGTAGACCTTTGATTTTCTTGCCAAGTTGATTCTCAACCTCAGTCTTATAATGCATAAATGTTGCTAAGGCTTCATCTCTGCTCCGTAGCAAATAAACATAACTATACCGAGTGCAATCACCGATAAAAGTGATAAAGTACTTCTTCCCGGTTCGTGATTGAACATATTTCAAATCACAAATATCACTATGAATGAGTTCTAGAGGTTCAGTACTTCTTTTCACCGAATGGAACGGTGCCCTAGTTAATTTTGATTCCACACATATTTCACACTTATGACTTTTGTCAATATTAAATTTTGGCAAGTAATCCATGCTTACTAATCTACgcaaagaatcaaaatttacATGTCCTAACCTACCATGCCACATAAAAGAAGATTCAAGCAAGTAAGCAAAAGATGTGTTATTCTCATTAGCAACAATCTGTGGTACAACAGTCATGACATTCATTTTGAACAACCCGTCACTAAGATAACCCTTCCCTACAAACACCCCATCCTTAGTCAAGACAAATTTATCAGAGACAAAGACAAGTTTGAAGCCATTTTTGCTTAACAGTGATCCTGACACTAGATTTTTGCGGATCTCCGGCACATGCAGCACATTGTTAAGCGTCAATTCTTTGCCCGAAGTCAATTTAAGCACAATTTTTCCTTGTCCTTCAGCCTTTGAAGTAGACGAATTTC
The sequence above is a segment of the Rhododendron vialii isolate Sample 1 chromosome 13a, ASM3025357v1 genome. Coding sequences within it:
- the LOC131313255 gene encoding protein BREAST CANCER SUSCEPTIBILITY 1 homolog isoform X3, encoding MDNLVSIYKSMEVASGFNIFVTQTVPSTKLSDEENQSVGGVTSGRQENGRTCEEAPGNQRGVKGKQSKKSLKISKENSNLDHVKPSFLTKKRVQVPQYPPSEAPVQPATFGGLGEIAKAKLDKSLVIKEKSAVHGKGEAAFTPFFWLRDEEDVEKITQQTDEGGNMDTPPNAPCFSDIKDSDDEIPSEVSPKGRTDITHNDADYFDSEMFEWTQRPCSPELCSSPMKRQVADSDEFDEIQVKKCKLSAHCGTTNGKHIIENIEDVVPKQRADDVEVSLTAMSSPRKNNTDTNDELRKSNKRGRKVSGRRIKKQAKRTMDEAPRVQVDPERLAECAIHEKILNENIKSLHLNKRTCKGDKKVMFDSSAAESVPETVSSFSAEANPLNLDNNRVTDFQHSTDQKKSSMKSVVQQQIDIPKRTRNRTNSKCQEQRCSNKRKISTIDISKDNKLVKGVQDGCNEVSVKKTQPMGKLQSTSEVRDLQVKKLEEVPPALNGVVLRKCETVTNKIQCAFCHSTEDTEASGIMVHYLNGKPVAADYNGGSKVIHAHRNCTEWAPNVYFEDDNTINLEAELARSRRIKCCCCDIKGAALGCYEKSCRKSFHFPCAKLIAQCRWDNDNFVMLCPLHASSALPNELCGSQIKRKQKCILKRPSKSHQSEVAVIHASNTSQRWDSSGSFGKLVLCCSALTKEEKEIVSDFGRLSGATVLKNWGSSVTHVIASTDENGACKRTLKILMGILEGKWILSTEWIKACMKTMEPVDEQLYEIAVDIHGIRDGPRLGRLRHVNKQPKLFDGCKFYFTGEFIPSYKGYLHDLVVAAGGTVLQRKPISRDQESLSSENPRSSVYIIYSLELQGKCDPNKKNSIFNQRRKDAEALASSTGAIVASNSWVLNSIAASNLLD
- the LOC131313255 gene encoding protein BREAST CANCER SUSCEPTIBILITY 1 homolog isoform X1; this translates as MADSSHLEKMGRELKCPICLSLLNSAVSLTCNHVFCSLCIEKSMKSASSCPVCKVPYRRREVRPAPHMDNLVSIYKSMEVASGFNIFVTQTVPSTKLSDEENQSVGGVTSGRQENGRTCEEAPGNQRGVKGKQSKKSLKISKENSNLDHVKPSFLTKKRVQVPQYPPSEAPVQPATFGGLGEIAKAKLDKSLVIKEKSAVHGKGEAAFTPFFWLRDEEDVEKITQQTDEGGNMDTPPNAPCFSDIKDSDDEIPSEVSPKGRTDITHNDADYFDSEMFEWTQRPCSPELCSSPMKRQVADSDEFDEIQVKKCKLSAHCGTTNGKHIIENIEDVVPKQRADDVEVSLTAMSSPRKNNTDTNDELRKSNKRGRKVSGRRIKKQAKRTMDEAPRVQVDPERLAECAIHEKILNENIKSLHLNKRTCKGDKKVMFDSSAAESVPETVSSFSAEANPLNLDNNRVTDFQHSTDQKKSSMKSVVQQQIDIPKRTRNRTNSKCQEQRCSNKRKISTIDISKDNKLVKGVQDGCNEVSVKKTQPMGKLQSTSEVRDLQVKKLEEVPPALNGVVLRKCETVTNKIQCAFCHSTEDTEASGIMVHYLNGKPVAADYNGGSKVIHAHRNCTEWAPNVYFEDDNTINLEAELARSRRIKCCCCDIKGAALGCYEKSCRKSFHFPCAKLIAQCRWDNDNFVMLCPLHASSALPNELCGSQIKRKQKCILKRPSKSHQSEVAVIHASNTSQRWDSSGSFGKLVLCCSALTKEEKEIVSDFGRLSGATVLKNWGSSVTHVIASTDENGACKRTLKILMGILEGKWILSTEWIKACMKTMEPVDEQLYEIAVDIHGIRDGPRLGRLRHVNKQPKLFDGCKFYFTGEFIPSYKGYLHDLVVAAGGTVLQRKPISRDQESLSSENPRSSVYIIYSLELQGKCDPNKKNSIFNQRRKDAEALASSTGAIVASNSWVLNSIAASNLLD
- the LOC131313255 gene encoding protein BREAST CANCER SUSCEPTIBILITY 1 homolog isoform X2, producing MADSSHLEKMGRELKCPICLSLLNSAVSLTCNHVFCSLCIEKSMKSASSCPVCKVPYRRREVRPAPHMDNLVSIYKSMEVASGFNIFVTQTVPSTKLSDEENQSVGGVTSGRQENGRTCEEAPGNQRGVKGKQSKKSLKISKENSNLDHVKPSFLTKKRVQVPQYPPSEAPVQPATFGGLGEIAKAKLDKSLVIKEKSAVHGKGEAAFTPFFWLRDEEDVEKITQQTDEGGNMDTPPNAPCFSDIKDSDDEIPSEVSPKGRTDITHNDADYFDSEMFEWTQRPCSPELCSSPMKRQVKKCKLSAHCGTTNGKHIIENIEDVVPKQRADDVEVSLTAMSSPRKNNTDTNDELRKSNKRGRKVSGRRIKKQAKRTMDEAPRVQVDPERLAECAIHEKILNENIKSLHLNKRTCKGDKKVMFDSSAAESVPETVSSFSAEANPLNLDNNRVTDFQHSTDQKKSSMKSVVQQQIDIPKRTRNRTNSKCQEQRCSNKRKISTIDISKDNKLVKGVQDGCNEVSVKKTQPMGKLQSTSEVRDLQVKKLEEVPPALNGVVLRKCETVTNKIQCAFCHSTEDTEASGIMVHYLNGKPVAADYNGGSKVIHAHRNCTEWAPNVYFEDDNTINLEAELARSRRIKCCCCDIKGAALGCYEKSCRKSFHFPCAKLIAQCRWDNDNFVMLCPLHASSALPNELCGSQIKRKQKCILKRPSKSHQSEVAVIHASNTSQRWDSSGSFGKLVLCCSALTKEEKEIVSDFGRLSGATVLKNWGSSVTHVIASTDENGACKRTLKILMGILEGKWILSTEWIKACMKTMEPVDEQLYEIAVDIHGIRDGPRLGRLRHVNKQPKLFDGCKFYFTGEFIPSYKGYLHDLVVAAGGTVLQRKPISRDQESLSSENPRSSVYIIYSLELQGKCDPNKKNSIFNQRRKDAEALASSTGAIVASNSWVLNSIAASNLLD